The genomic region GCTTTTCTTTTTTTCGTCATTTCATCCGCATTGGAATGCGGTGCTCCCAGCTTTAAAGCATCAATGGGCAGACTGTCAGCTAAGCGATAGGTGACCATCTGATATTTATCACTCGCATCATAGTGAGGGATGAAGCCTCTACGGTGCCAATTACGTGCATCTTCAAATTCTTTTCTCTTCATCCATTTCTCCAAGTCTAAGTACTTTAATGTGGAGTCTACTTAATCACAAATAATTCTACACGAAAATTGATGCAGAGAGCTACAGGGGTATTCTGCGATGTGTTTAGAAACAGAATTTCTTATTCCTGTATCAAAAATAGATATACCTTGTTTATTAATGCAATTGAATTAAGAGAAAAGTCAACAAACTGAAGTTTGAACTACGTACCTTTTTCTGTAGGTAGTACACACTTTAGTGTGCGTGATTTAAAAGCTTATTTCAAGGATATTTATGAATCCTTAAATTAAAGAACTCATTTTATGAAATCAATCTTATTTACCTTGCTTAGCCTATTTTTGATAAGCTCAGCGTTTGCAGACACAAACAAAAGTAGCAAGCCTCAAGTTAAGCAAAAGAAGGATATATATTATAATCCTCCCGCTAGTGTTGCGGATGTAAGTTATGGCAGCGATGAACGCAATGTTTTAGATTTTTGGCAAGCTCCCGGAGAGGGACCTCATCCACTCTATTTTTATATTCATGGAGGTGGTTGGCTTGGTGGTGATAAAAGTCGAGTATTTCGCGTACAGGATTATTTAGATAAAGGGATTTCGGTGGCGTCGATTAATTATCGCTTAACGAAGACTGATATTCTTCCTGCTCCGGTTCATGATGCCGCTAGAGCACTGCAGTTTGTGCGCTCCAAAGCTCAAGAATGGAATATAGATAAAAAGAAAGTTGTCTTAGCTGGTGGTAGTGCAGGTGCCTGTACGGCCATGTGGATTGCTTGCCATGATGATTTAGCTAATCCCGAATCAAGTGATCCAGTCGAGCGTGAATCAACTCGAGTTTCTGGCATTGTCGTCGCAGGTGGTCAAACATCGATTGATCCTAAGCAGGCGGGCCCGTGGATTGGACCGAAAGTTTATCATGGCATGATTATTATGGCTGTGGGGGAACAAAATATTGAGGCAGTGTTTAAAAACTATGCTCAGCATGAAAAGCTTTTCAAAGAATTCTCTCCTATTAATCACCTAACGCAGGATGATCCACCACTCTACCTATCTTATGGTGATCACATGGAAGTGCCCGCGGCGTCTTTTGGAAGTGGGATTCATCATGGCATGTTTGGTATCAAAATGAAAGAAAAATCGGAGCAAGTGGATCATAAGAAAGTTTTTCTTAATATTAGCAAGCATCAAAAATCAGAGGCTTATTCTGATCCGAAGGCCTTTATTTATGAACTTCTCTTAGGCGAGAAGAAATAATAATAAGCCCTGAAACTGTAAGATGTATGCGCAGCTAGTCCGCCTGCGTAGGCTCTCCGCCCGCCGGAGGCATTTATAGATTTTAGTATATATGGGGCTCCGCCCCAGGCCCCGTTTAAGGGTCCGAAGCACCCTTAAAAATCCCAACGCTTGTCGCACGCTCCTACGCTTAATCTTAGCTGAACTGAGTACCGTATTATATTCAATTCATACTTAATTCATCCTTTTAAAATCCCTTGAAGTACAGTACAAGGGTGCCGACGTACCCTTGGAAATCCAAAGGCTAGACATAAAATGTATTTTAGGATTAACATCCTAAGCTGATATATATATATATTATGGCTTTGCCATATATCCTATAAACTAAATGAAAACTAGATATCATAATATAGCGAGTGAATCATGATGCGATTTTTAAAGACTCTAGACCCATCGAAGCCTCATTTGTTAGTGCTAATCACTCTGTTTAGTCTAAGTCTCTTAGGAGATGATCAGCCAAGCTCCAAGCTCAATACAGTTTTAAAAACGATCCCAGTCAAAGTGAGTCAGGGTGTGGCCGTGGATGAGAAGTATTTCTATGGCATCAGCAATACCCGTATTAGCAAGCATGATAAACTCACGAATAAAATTGTCGCGACTTGGCAAGCTAAAGGTGAGAAGTTTAAACATTTCAAACATATGAATAGCGGGACAGTGATTGATGGTAAACTCTATTGCGCTCATTCGCGCTTTGCAGTGGATCCGAATGATTGCACAGTGGAAATATGGGATGTTCAGGGAGAAAGACTCGTATATGAGCGTTCGATTTCCATGCCCCGAAAACATGGGTCTTTAACTTGGATTGATCAAAGCCCTGATGGCTTTTGGTGGATGTGTTATGCCGTTTACGGCAAAAACAATCATAAAACAAAGCTCGTGAAATACCGTTATGAAAATAATAAGTTTATTGAAATTGATTCTTATTTTTTTCCTCAGCAAGTCATTTCGCAATGGGGACGCTGGAGTTGCTCAGGCGGATCTTGGGATGCAGATCAAAAGCTATACACCACCGGCCATGATCATGGCCGTGCTTATGTCTTAGAAATTGCTAAAGACAATAAATTAACTTATGTACGAACAGAGAAGGACTTAGGGTTTTACGGTCAAGCCATCGCCTGGGATCGCTTTTCTGAAAAGCCTATGCTTTGGGGTATTATAAAGAACAAGTCTATTTCCCTGACTCATATTCCCCGAAAATGAACGATTAGCCATAAAGCGGGGCAAAGCCCCGATTGCCTAGTCAAGGCTCTTTAATGGGAGGTGACTTAAGGGTATTTATACCTGCGGTTAACTTTTTTAGTAGGGCCCCGAGGGCTCCTCGGCCACCGGAGGGTGCTGCCACACAGCCGATAAAAATATCTGGGGCTCCTCCCCAAACTTCACTTAAGGTTCTGCCGTACGGGCCAATAATTTTTATCCACCTGTGTGGCAACACCCCTTAAGAATCCCTACACTCGGAGCTTCGCTCCAACGCTTTACCGTCATACCTTCGGCATGAATATCATTTTTTTAACAATACCCACCGGATAAATCCGGTGGCTACCATACTACATACCTTCGGCATGTTCTTAAGTTCCCACTCATTAGAGGCCCTCCGCCCGCCGGAGGCATTTATAGGTTTTAATATTTAGGGGGCCCTAATGGATGAGAACTTAGGTTTTTTGCGAAGCAAGTCGCCCGCGGAGGCATTTAAATCAAATACTAATTTTCATCATCCGCATAGGAATGCGGAGCGCCCAGGTTTTGCCGTACGAGTAAAGGATTTGCACCCGTAGTTTGAGTGCCCTTAAGAATCCCTGCGCTAGTTGTGGCGCTCCTGCGCTTAATTTTAGCCTTGTCTTTGCTTAGGTCTCCTCCCATTTATTACCTCATGGCCACAAGGGGGAATCATGGACGGTCGCGAGATTGATGCCCTTATCTGCTTGACGGATCTTTTTGCGACTATCGCAGCTATTGTGGAAGCACCTTTAGTGGATGGGCTGGCGACGGATCTCGAACAAAAAAACAATTTATATGATAAATTTTCAGAACGTGCCAAGCAGATGGCGAATCATTTGAAAGCACTTGAGCAATCGAAGGCGACGCGCTAACAAGCACTAAGTGAATAGGTGATTTGTAATAATAAATATATTTATGCAGTAAATATTTTAACTATACTGTATCAGTTCGAATATTCATGGGTTTATTGTTTTAACATATATTATAACTAATTGTATTTGGAGCTTATTATGAGAACAATAGAGTTTAAAAATAAAAAAGCACGTAGCCTGTACAAGCCTTTCACTTTGATTGAATTGCTCATTGTAGTCGCGATTATCGGTATCTTGGCCAGCTTGTTATTACCCGTTTTAGGCAAGGCGAGAAAAAAAGCTAAGCAAACAGTTTGCAAGAGTCAGCTTAAACAAATTCACTTAGCTATGACCATGTATGAACTCGATAATGATCAATACTTACCTTATGTCAGAGTTGATCCCCCCGCCCACTCTCAACCATGGTATTGGACTTTAGCACCTTATTTAGGCATAGACCGTGAAGAAACAGGGACGATGCGAGAGGTTGAGATCAGCCTGGGTAGTAATGTATTTAAGTGCCCCAGTAATGATTCACTTAATGTTCCTGTATATGGAACCAGTACCAATATAACTGGTTATGCCATGCCTCAATGGGCCGGCTGGGGCGGTAAAGGTGCCCTGTATGCCCCTATTAAAATCACAAATGTTTCGGAGCCTTCACATGCCATGCTTCTCGGTGAAACTGACCTTAAGTATTATTTAAATGGAGGTGATACTAATTTTTTAAATAGTCTTTATCACGACGGTCTTAATAATCGTTTATTCATTGATGGTCATGTGGGTCAAGGATTTCAAAACCAGGGTTTTGTTGCCGTAGCAATAAAATCACCTTATTATTTCAGTTGGTCTAAAAATTCAGGATATTGATCAATTTAAATTTAAGTGATACCCCATTTAATTACATCACAATTTTAGAGAAATAAAATATGAAAGGTACAAAAAAATGAAATTACTCTGTATAGCTATTTTAGTCGTACTAACAAGTCTATCATCTGTTAATGCTGCAGAGAAAGGGAAGCATCTTTTTATTCTTTCAGGTCAGTCGAATATGAAGTATATGGATCCAAATATTTCTTTTATACCAGCAGTTGAAGAGGCTTTTGGGAAAGACAATGTCATTGTGGTACATGATGCCCAAGGTGGTCAGCCAATACGTCGTTGGTATAAGAACTGGACACCAGAAAATGGAGAAAAACCCACATCAACTGGCACACTCTATAAACGTATGATGAGGAAGATCTCACCGATTGTAAAAAAGCATAAATTTAGTTCTGTGACATTTATCTGGATGCAGGGAGAGGCTGATGCGCAAGCTAAGCATGGAAAAGTTTATAAGAAGAGTTTACTCGGTTTGATAGAACAACTTAGCAATGATCTAGGGCGCAAAGAAATCAACGTCGTCATTGGACGATTGAGTGATTGTGATATGGCCAACAAACACTTCCCTCATTGGACAATGATTCGTGATATCCAAGTAGAACTTGCAGATGCTAATCCACGTAGTCTTTGGGTAAATACAGACGATTTGAATGACGGAAAGGGTAAAAATGGCAGACAACTAAAAAATAATCTTCATTATTCTGTCGAAGGCTACAAAAAACTCGGCGAACGTTTCGCTGCAAAATCCATTGAGTTAATCAAAAAGCATGAGCAATAAAGTAGAGAAGTTAATAAGATCATAAGCGTTAGATATGATTCGAGATTATGGTGAAGATTCGAGCTTTACGGGATATACTATGCCTATTTTTGCTGGCTATCCTCCCGGAGTAGGATCAAGCTATGAAGCAGTTAAACTTACAAATATTTCGAAGCCGTCAGATGCCATGTTTCTCGGAGAAAGCAATTATCACTATTATAATGGAGGTGAAAGTGGCTTTACGTCCAGTTTCTATCATAATGGTCTTTATAATCGCTTGTTTATAGATGGTCATGTAGGACAGGGATTTCAAAATCAGGGTTTTTCAATTCCAGGAGGCTATTATTATCAATGGTCCTATGAAACAGGGCTATGATAGGACTGTGTAGAGAGGCGTCCGCCTAGCACGGCAAGTTCCAAAGATAAACATAATTATTCACCATTACCCATAACAAGGGGCAAAGCCTCTTAGTCGCCTGGTCAAGGGTCTTGCCAGGCAGGCGGATAACAAGCATTTGCCCATACGGCAGTTCTTGCTAGTGGAGCTCGAGGGGGAGGATCCCCTCTCGCACGGGTCGCATCATGCCCTCTATTCTGCAGCTTCAAATGAAGTCTACTTGAGTCATTCGATAATTCACAAAGTCATATATCATAACTAATTAGGAATACATAAATGAAACAGCTACTCGCTATTATAATCTTCATCTCCACTATGTCAGTTTCTTGGGGAGCTATCGAGCTGCCAGCAGTATTTTCAGATGGTGCGGTGCTTCAATGTGATAAGGAGCTACCTATTTGGGGTTGGGGAAAAGCTGGTGAGAAGGTAGCGGTAAGTTTTGCTAATCAAAGTGAGACAAGCGAAGTCAAGCCAGATGGGAGCTGGATGGTCAAACTTAAGCCTATTAAGCCATCCTACGAGAAACATATTATCTTAATCAAAGTGGGCGCTGAATCACTGGAATTAAAGAATATCCTGGTCGGTGAGGTCTGGTTTTGCAGCGGGCAGTCAAATATGCTCTATACCCTAGGCGCGGTATCTAATAAAACTAAAGACCAAGGCTATGAATCGGTTCTTGAATACATGAGGAAAGAAAAAGATACTGCCAAGGATGAATTTCTGAGACATATTAAAGTGCCCAATGTAGCGTCGGTACTAGAAAGTAAGCGTAATTTCACAGGGAATTGGATCAGTTCTGCACCCGAAAATAATAGTGAATTCACCGCGGTTGGGTATTTTTTTGCGAAAGAAATTCGCAAACATTTAGATTGTCCAGTGGGCTTGCTCAATTGCTCATGGGGCGGCAAGCGCATTGATCCTTTCATCCCCCCTTCACAGTTGAAAAGCCCTGGCTATGATCAAATGCTTGCCACTATTAAAAAGCAGGTGGAAAATTATGACCTCAAAGACGAGCAGGCGAAATTAAAAAAGGCTTTGGCAAACTTTAAAACTGAGGGAAAAAGCGCTAGGGAGATAAGATTAAGTCAACCCCGGATGCGCCCCTCGCCCAACTCGGCATCAAATACAGCAGGGGCTATCTATAATGGCATGACTCATCCACTCGTTCCCTATGCGATACGCGGTATGTTGTGGTATCAGGGCGAATCTCACAATCATTCCAAGCCGGCCACTTACGGGGGGCTGCTGAAGAAACTCATTGCTGGTTTGAGAGCCGAATGGGGGCAAGGAGATTTCCCTGTTTACTTCTGTCAAATAGCAAATCTGACTGCTTCGAGTTCTAAGCCCGCGACAAAAAAGAACTCTTGGGTCACGATCAGCAATCAGCAGCGCCTCTCGATGAAGATTCCCAATACCGGAATGGCTGTGCTCAATGATATTGGACAAGTGAAAGATATTCATCCTTTGAACAAGTTAGATGTCGGCAAACGGCTTTCTAAGTGGGCCTTAAACAAGACTTATGGCTTTACAGAGATCGTTGCTAGTGGTCCGCTTTATCAATCATCTGAGCAAAAAGCTAAGTCGATTATAATTAAGTTCGATTACCCGGGTAGCGGTTTGATGATCGGCAAGAAACATTTACTCGAGCCGGTTAAACCCTTAAATGTTCCTCTCGGAGGATTTGAGATATGTGGTGAGGATAAAGTTTGGACTTATGCAGAGGCCAAAATAATTAGCCAAAACGAGGTCGAAGTCTCCCATCAATCCATTGATAAGCCTCTTGCCGTTAGGTATGCCTGGCAACAAAATCCCGCGAATGCCAATTTATACAATAAAGAAGGATTGCCCTCTAGCTTGTTTTCTACCTTAGACTCGGAATAGATCAGAGAAAGCTCAATAACATGTGGGATACAGGGAAATAAAGAGCTTGTTATTTTCTTAGGGTTTTATAATGACTTCAAACTTTGATTTCAGCTCTTGAAGTTCGGTATCAGAAAATTGACCTTGATGTATAAAGATTTTTTCCAGAGTAGTGAGCTCCTTTAAAATATGGGTAGTCCTTACATCGGAATGACTGATGTCTAAAATACGTAGTGACAACTCTCTTAATTTATGTAAATTAGAAATGGCCGTGTGAGAAATATTAAGCTCAATTAGATCGTGATTATGTAAGCTATTAAGTTCATTACCTTTACGGATAGATTCCGTATAATCACGAATCAGGTGCAAGTAAGTTATCAACTTACGATATTCAAAACACTTATTATTCAGTAGGCCCTATGTAGATAAGCCGCTATTTATTCTTATAGTGCTTCGAAATCAACTTACGCAGTTAATCGTCTTAAGTTGTTCACATAGCTGACAGAGTTAAAGACTTATTCCTTAAAAGATAGAGTGATTTTGTCTAAGATTGGTTTTGAATTGTTGTCAGTCGTATCCGTCATTTTGACTTCAAACTGAAAGACGTATCCTTTGGGTAAAGATGAAAGATCGAGTGCCGCAGCTGATTTTGCCACTTGCTTGGCGAAACCAGTGATGTAGTCGTATTTTTCTTTAACAGTTTGCCAATCAGTCCATTTGTTAATTTGACCATCTTTATTGGTGTCGACTCCAACGCGAACTTCGACTGTCTCGACCCAAGGACCCGGGCTGACAAAGTCAGTTCTCAACTGCGTCGTTAGATAAAATTTTCCTTCTGCAAAGGCAATATCAGGATCGGGGTGACCCTTGCCAATCTCACCACAAAAAGCAAAGGGCTTGTCGAGACTAGAAGAGGTGAACCAGCCGACGCGAATTCCGCTATTTGCTTTGTGATAATCCCCGAAGAGGTAGTACTGACCACCAATACTAATGGAGGCCCAGTCACCGTAGGCGTTTTGTACAGGATCATGAATTTCGTACTTCGCAAAAGCCTTGACATCACCTTTCTTTATTCTGTGCATAGGGACATCGACGGGCGAAGCTTTGCCAGGAAATTTTTTTGGGTCTGCTTTGTACCAGTGTGGATGGGCATATTCAGCAAATTTACCTGTGGGAGTCGTTCGTTCATCAACTGCAGGTGGAAGTATTTTAAAATTCCCTATACCATCAGAACTAATGGCGTGCCCTGCTAAAGGTGAATCCCATGAATGCTTACTGGCATCAATCGGACTCCAATCTTCATAGATCACATGAAAGTTTCCTTCTAGATCACGAATAAAGGCACAATCCGAACCATCTGATGGATCTTTGAAGGCCATACCCATATTCTTGCCAGGAAGACCATCGGTGAGATCTTCATCTATATAGAGATGGGGGTCCTGATCATTTGGGAAATCATAATAGATGTGAACTTTGCCATCGACATACTCGGCGGTGGTAACCCAACTTGAGAAACCCTCAGTTACTGGGCCGTGGTGTACCCAGTTAAGCATATCTTTACTCTGCCAGGCATGATAGCCACCGAGGCCTTTTTTTAGACCACCAGGTGCATCGTATTGATTGGCAAAGGGAGTGGTCTTTAAAGGAATATCAAAGCCCTTTAATTCAGCAGTTTCTGACTTGAAGTCTTTTTTTTGTGGAGCCCTATAGCGGCCAAACATCCAATAATTACCCGGACCCATGGTGAGCATTACCGGAGCATCACCCAAATTGATGGGTTTGACTCCCTTGATGGGTGCCCAATTATGCCAAACGGGTGATTGCGCTAGAGTGATCGACTTCGCGGAGCGTTGCGTACTAAAAGTTTTTAGTGTGCTTTTAAAAGTTGCGTGTTTCGATTTTGGGCTAATCATTCCATCTTTTAAGTCAAGCTGATCATTCGAGGTGATACTCTGCTTCCACTCAACCTGGCTATCAATTATCCACGATTCATTTTCTCCTTTGGAGTAGGCACATGATGCCAATGCGATACTTCCACATACTTTAATAATGAGTGAGGTAGCTTTATTGTTGTTTATCATCACTGAGTTCCCTTTAGTGTTATTTTTTATTATTTGCGAGTGACCGCTTTAAGATCTTTTAATAATTCGTAGGAATCGGTTGAGACGGAGCCATCTTCGTACATCTCAAGGTTGATTAAGATTGGGTAACGATCTTTTTGAGCTTTCTTTACCAAGCTAATTAATTGCAGTAATTTATATTTTGCTTTGGCAATAGGGGTATCTTCATCGATATGTCCACATCTTCGCTCTAGTGTAAAGCAACCATGGGCTTGAAGTCCTTGTTGACGGCCACTAATGAAGACGCCATCTTTGAGTTCATTGGCCTTAAAGCTGGAGTTCCCGCGGGCGAGATAATCTTGTATGGTTTTTGAGGCAGAATTTTTATAACGGCTTGATTGTGGAGTCTCTAGTCCTAATGAATTATTGTTGCTTTTTCACGAAGTCATCTCTTTGGTCACTCGCTTGGAATTGTCAAAACACCTATTGCTGGAATAGGCATTTTGAGGTTTTTTTGATGGCGGTTTAAAAGTCGGTTTCGTATTTTGCAACTTCGACGGCAAGTTCTTGAAAAGCGGTGTTTTCTCCACCATCATTACTGCTTATTGGAGAAACGGCCCAGATTACCCAACGAAATTTACCGAGTGATTCACTATTAATGGAGCGAAGTGAGGCCGCCGTATAGTGGGCTTTTTTATTTAAGCTCGTATCGATAAGTCCTAGAGAAGTGAATTTACTCAAGTCCCAAGCGGGATCAGTGTTGGAATTACTTGCATAAACTTGGATCTTTTGAGCACCACGGTTACCGCCTTGATTATAGGACCAGCTCGTGATTGATGCGATGTTTTGCGGACGACCTAAATCCATTTTATAAGCACCATTTTGTATTCCATTAGCAAAAATGGGGCCGTAACTTGCTTTTAACTTACCATCTAGAAGGATTTCAATTTTATCATTACCCGTCTTCGTATTAGTAGAGATGGAGTAAGTAGAGCTGCGAGGGACTTTTAAGTTGCGAAAACCATTTATTTTTGAGGAGGTCTCAATTTGAACAAAAGTATTAACTTTTATAGTTATTTCAGTAGGTTCTTGGTTGCGAATGACCTTAAGAATTACTTTTGTTTTGCGGTTTTCAGATAAAGCCTTGAAGAATTGTTCAATATCTTTAACTGCTTTTCCATTTACCGCTTGAATCAAGTCATTTTGTGCAAAGCCGGTTTTTGCTGCGGAAGATGAGTTTGGAACTTGGGTAAGAGCAACACCACCATCAACTTTACGTGTGCCATAAGCAGAAAACTCTTCTCCCACAATGGAATGAATTGTAGCACCTAGATAAGTTGAATCAAGGTTTTTTAAGGGAGCTATTTTAGCGTGTGATTTACTTTTTACTGGAGCGGCTAAGGCTGGAATAATAGGTGTTCTAGCAATGGCCTTGAGCGATGGCTTTTTAACGCCAAATTGATCCATGGGAAAGTTTTTGAAACCAATTTTAAAGGCTGGAGAGCCTTTTTTGACCCGGAAGTCACCATTAGCTGGATCCACAAATAAAGGATCCCCAATAAGTGAGTTTATATCCCAGCCAAATTGTGTATGGCGCCTAACTTGTGATTCTGGTACATTAAAAAAAAGATTACTATCGACTCGTTTGCCTTTAGAAACGGCGCTGGGCATACGGGCCCCACGTGCGGGTGCCATAAAGATATTTGAGAAGACTTCATCTTCACTATTATTATACCAAACGTGGGGATGTAAGCCATTATTGACCGTGATATTATTCCAAGCACGACGACGGAAACCCTCGCGAAGCTTTAAGCCACGTGCGAGGAGTAGGTTATTATAAATATCGTAATTACTTGAGCCATCATCAAGGTCAATATCCCAACCGTGATCACAGCGCCAGCGACTATCGCGAATAGTGGTGGTCTTGATAGCATCAAGGAAGGGCAAGCTCGGGTCTTCATCAACCGCCTTCTGAGTTGGTTTTACATCACTTCTCCAGAAACGGTCACGTCCCCATGAATTGAAAGAACCATGATCATGGGTTTCTAAGACTGTATCAAAAACATCGCAACGTTCAATGAGGTGACCACCCCAAGCACCATCACCAATATTAATTCCCGAGCGAGCACAATCGTAAATCGAACAATCACGTATGGTGATTTCCGAGGCCATGTCCATCATTACGCCTGCGGGCTGACGTTCTACTATTCCAATCCCATGAATCAAACAGTCTTCAACGACTCCGAAAGCGGGGTAATTGTTTGTTTTTGGACCTGGTGTGCGATCTATTTTAGAGAGGTCATTTTTTTCACCATATTCAAATAAAGGATCGCGTACGGCATTGGGATCACCTACAAAGCAGACACCACTAGCACCGACGTTATGAATATGGCATCCTTTAATGAGTGTGCGCCTATTGTAATTGTTGACGAAAATGGCATTGCCACCAACTTGATCAAATTCACAATCGAGGATACTGATATTCTCAGTTCCTGTCAACATAAAGGAGCCACCACGATATATAGCCCAATCGGAGCGGAGCAATTGTTCTTTACAATCCATGAAAGTACGGGCGGCGTGACGAACGATAAAGCCTTTGAATGAAATATGCTTAACAGGTTTTTTTTCACTTCCTTGAAACTCTAGCAAGTGTGCTAATCGTACAACTTCAACACTAGCTTTATCTAGCTCTGTCTTAGCTTCTGGTTTATAATAAAGTGTATTAGTTTTTGCATTATGATACCACTCTCCGGCGGCATCGAGTTCCTCGAAAATGTTTTCCACCATGCGAAAACTTTTATGCATGCCCATTTTACGGTTATTCTGCCAGCCGCCTTCATAGGTGACCTCGCCCTTGGCATCCTTGCCAGTAATTAAGTAATGATAACCACCCCATCGATGAGTATGCATGGCATGAATATAACCACCCGCGGGATCCGCCCAAGCAAGGGCTCGCTCTTTGGAGAATGCGTCAGCTGCAAAGCCCTGATAAGCAGCCGTTTTTTTACTAGCATCATAATTTGGATAACGCGCCATGCGTTGACTCTTGCCATTAATAAAGAGTTGATCGATTTTTAGCTCTTCGGGAGTCTTTGATTGAAAGATGCCATCTTTATAGGCTTTCCAAGTTAATTTTAGTTTTGAGCCACCACTCAGTACTACTTGCTCATCTTTATAAGCTAAATAATTGACAGGTGCATCCTTGGTTCCTGAATCCTGTGGGGTGAAGATCAAAGTGTTATCTAGATAATAAATACCTTCACGAATGTAAATATTACAGGTTTCACGACCAATATTTTGCGATTTACGCAAAGCCTTTTGTGCTTGTTCAAGGGTTTTAAAGGGTTTTGCCTGACTACCAATATGAGTGTCGCTACCTTTAGTTGATACGTAGAAATCTGCAGCATAAGTTTGCGTACAGAGTAGTGAAAAACAAAGTAATAACTTTTTCATTTGATCCTTATTTTTTTTTAATTGTGTTAGGGATAAAGAAATAAAATTGATTGTTGTAACAAAATAAAGCCATAAAAATAGATGTTTTTAACAGCAAGTCTTACTATATTAAATAATTATAAACCTTTAAGATAAATCTATGAATTCTTCGACCCGACTCACACTTATAGAACGTGTTCGCCAAGCCGATCGCGATGAACGCTGCTGGGAAGATTTTGTCGACTCTTACAAAAATTATATCTATGTTATTATTCGCAAATTTAAGCTGAGCAATGAGCTGTGTGATGATATGTTGCAAGATATTCTAGTTCAACTCTGGAAGTCACTTCCCCAGTTTGATTACCGACCACAAGAATGTCGTTTTCGTACTTGGTTAAGTATTGTTTGTTGTAGTGTGGTAAAAAATCACCTCAAATCAAAAGCAGGACGTAAAATGCTTAAAGAGACTGAATATGAGGAATCAATTCATGCCTTGGATCAATTTTCAGAACCAGAAATAGAGCGTATAGCCGAAAGCGAATGGAAAAATTTTATTGCCGAGAAAGCTTTCGATAATATCCGTCCTCGCCTCACAGATAAAATGCTTTTGGTCTTTGAGGCATCAATCGAAGAGCGCCCGGATAAAGATGTTGCTAGTGAGATAGGATGTAGCGAGGCCTCTGTACGCGTTTATCGTCAACGAGTGCGGAATTCTCTAATGAAAGAAATTATTCGTCTCAATGATGAATTAGATGCGGGTTAAATAAATTCCAACAGAGTTAATGCGTGTTTACTCCTTAGCCCATGCTAATATAGTTTGTCGCTCTGCGACAGTATTAAATCGGATACTCGGAGCAAGTGAGTCGTAGGCATGCTGAAAGCACAATTCTATTTCACGATCGTAATTCCAACATGAGCGGGGATTAAGGCTAATTGAACAGCACTAAATTGATTTTTATGAATTGTGAGATTGCGTAGGAATTTCATATTTTTAA from Lentisphaera profundi harbors:
- a CDS encoding RNA polymerase sigma factor; amino-acid sequence: MNSSTRLTLIERVRQADRDERCWEDFVDSYKNYIYVIIRKFKLSNELCDDMLQDILVQLWKSLPQFDYRPQECRFRTWLSIVCCSVVKNHLKSKAGRKMLKETEYEESIHALDQFSEPEIERIAESEWKNFIAEKAFDNIRPRLTDKMLLVFEASIEERPDKDVASEIGCSEASVRVYRQRVRNSLMKEIIRLNDELDAG
- a CDS encoding right-handed parallel beta-helix repeat-containing protein; its protein translation is MKKLLLCFSLLCTQTYAADFYVSTKGSDTHIGSQAKPFKTLEQAQKALRKSQNIGRETCNIYIREGIYYLDNTLIFTPQDSGTKDAPVNYLAYKDEQVVLSGGSKLKLTWKAYKDGIFQSKTPEELKIDQLFINGKSQRMARYPNYDASKKTAAYQGFAADAFSKERALAWADPAGGYIHAMHTHRWGGYHYLITGKDAKGEVTYEGGWQNNRKMGMHKSFRMVENIFEELDAAGEWYHNAKTNTLYYKPEAKTELDKASVEVVRLAHLLEFQGSEKKPVKHISFKGFIVRHAARTFMDCKEQLLRSDWAIYRGGSFMLTGTENISILDCEFDQVGGNAIFVNNYNRRTLIKGCHIHNVGASGVCFVGDPNAVRDPLFEYGEKNDLSKIDRTPGPKTNNYPAFGVVEDCLIHGIGIVERQPAGVMMDMASEITIRDCSIYDCARSGINIGDGAWGGHLIERCDVFDTVLETHDHGSFNSWGRDRFWRSDVKPTQKAVDEDPSLPFLDAIKTTTIRDSRWRCDHGWDIDLDDGSSNYDIYNNLLLARGLKLREGFRRRAWNNITVNNGLHPHVWYNNSEDEVFSNIFMAPARGARMPSAVSKGKRVDSNLFFNVPESQVRRHTQFGWDINSLIGDPLFVDPANGDFRVKKGSPAFKIGFKNFPMDQFGVKKPSLKAIARTPIIPALAAPVKSKSHAKIAPLKNLDSTYLGATIHSIVGEEFSAYGTRKVDGGVALTQVPNSSSAAKTGFAQNDLIQAVNGKAVKDIEQFFKALSENRKTKVILKVIRNQEPTEITIKVNTFVQIETSSKINGFRNLKVPRSSTYSISTNTKTGNDKIEILLDGKLKASYGPIFANGIQNGAYKMDLGRPQNIASITSWSYNQGGNRGAQKIQVYASNSNTDPAWDLSKFTSLGLIDTSLNKKAHYTAASLRSINSESLGKFRWVIWAVSPISSNDGGENTAFQELAVEVAKYETDF